From Brienomyrus brachyistius isolate T26 chromosome 18, BBRACH_0.4, whole genome shotgun sequence, one genomic window encodes:
- the kcna10a gene encoding potassium voltage-gated channel subfamily A member 10 — MQGRVRGMDVALVKFETLNDVKVDMGERGTPSPLQKKTFLLEDGSQCSPSHKRPHTPHQSPHRARRSITANPEKLQQPLSPTRRGRPSCASLNSNWRLLLNSDGAEGERLFGQLATEYSEDLIMNRLALDDSNQKVTINIAGLRFETRLKTLDQFPETLLGNPRKRTRYFDPMRNEYFFERNRPSFDGILYYYQSGGKIRRPANVPLELFSDEIIFFELGSEAMDQFRHDEGFIKEMEVPLPSSEIHRQLWLLFEFPESSNAARGIAIVSIFVIIISIIVFCLETLPEFRDDVGIFPTSFQFFNHSQKIPKTIASTFTDPFFLIETACIIWFFFELCIRFIACPSKKDFFNNIMNIIDIISIIPYFVTLVMDITTNMDTTSTQNMSLAILRIIRLVRVFRVFKLSRHSKGLQILGQTIKASLRELGLLMFFLFIGVILFSSAIYFAEADEPNTQFNSIPDGFWWAVVTMTTVGYGDMCPITMWGKLVGTLCAIAGVLTLAFPVPVIVSNFNYFYHRETEQEDKLPFQDNAEVSATTNRPALGFPIRDTVGVGGEVGVESAPQPEKPSREVSLDDVTSTPSPHVQLEYPYSPILLNHAAGALTGSESTWETKERADAPGQRNSAGRLSAVHLVHLRVKGDRKRELEWARRDPEKRCWCRSKPEAIAARKNCLYQEKKLERNRDSEGDPVLLWATEEKLASRLAADLIELVKGCSHTPMMLN, encoded by the exons ATGCAAGGGAGGGTGAGGGGGATGGACGTGGCGCTGGTCAAATTTGAAACCTTGAACGATGTCAAGGTCGACATGGGTGAGAGAGGAACACCGTCACCCCTGCAGAAGAAGACTTTCTTGTTGGAAGATGGGTCTCAGTGCAGCCCAAGCCACAAGCGACCACATACCCCTCATCAGTCACCACACAGAGCCCGCCGGAGCATAACTGCTAACCCAGAGAAACTGCAGCAGCCACTGTCGCCAACCAGGAGGGGGCGCCCGAGTTGCGCTAGCTTGAACTCcaactggaggcttctgctgaACAGTGATGGGGCAGAAGGTGAGCGTCTCTTCGGCCAGCTGGCCACAGAATACAGCGAGGATCTGATCATGAACAGGCTAGCACTGGATGATagcaatcagaaggtcaccataAACATTGCCGGCCTGCGTTTTGAGACGCGCCTTAAGACACTGGACCAGTTCCCGGAGACTTTGCTAGGGAATCCCAGGAAAAGGACAAGGTACTTTGACCCCATGAGAAATGAGTACTTCTTTGAACGCAACAGACCCAGCTTTGATGGAATTCTTTACTACTACCAGTCCGGTGGCAAGATCAGAAGACCAGCAAATGTGCCTCTGGAGCTTTTTTCAGATGAGATCATCTTCTTTGAATTAGGCAGCGAGGCAATGGATCAGTTCCGGCACGATGAAGGCTTCATCAAAGAGATGGAGGTGCCTTTGCCTTCCAGTGAGATCCACCGGCAGTTGTGGCTTCTGTTCGAGTTCCCTGAAAGCTCCAACGCGGCAAGAGGCATAGCAATAGTGTCCATCTTTGTCATCATCATCTCCATTATCGTCTTTTGTCTGGAAACTCTACCAGAGTTTCGAGATGACGTGGGGATCTTTCCAACCTCCTTCCAGTTCTTCAACCACTCACAGAAAA TACCTAAAACCATAGCTTCCACATTCACCGATCCCTTCTTCTTAATCGAAACAGCTTGCATCATCTGGTTTTTCTTTGAGCTCTGCATACGTTTCATTGCCTGTCCCAGCAAGAAGGATTTTTTCAACAACATCATGAACATCATAGACATCATCTCCATAATTCCCTACTTTGTCACCCTGGTGATGGACATAACAACCAACATGGATACTACCTCTACCCAGAACATGTCTCTGGCCATCCTTCGTATTATCCGCCTGGTGAGAGTCTTCCGAGTTTTCAAGCTGTCTCGGCACTCCAAAGGACTGCAGATCTTAGGCCAGACGATAAAGGCGAGCTTGCGTGAACTGGGCCTGCTCATGTTCTTCCTCTTCATCGGGGTCATCCTCTTTTCCAGCGCCATTTACTTTGCTGAGGCTGACGAGCCCAACACTCAGTTTAACAGCATCCCGGACGGCTTCTGGTGGGCCGTGGTAACTATGACCACGGTGGGCTATGGAGACATGTGCCCCATCACCATGTGGGGCAAGCTGGTGGGAACCCTGTGCGCAATAGCTGGGGTGCTGACTCTCGCCTTCCCTGTACCTGTCATCGTCTCCAACTTCAACTACTTCTACCACCGggagacagagcaggaggacAAGCTGCCCTTTCAGGACAATGCAGAGGTGTCTGCCACCACCAACAGAC CGGCCCTCGGCTTCCCCATCCGAGACACCgtgggggtgggaggtgagGTAGGGGTGGAATCTGCGCCCCAGCCAGAAAAGCCGTCGAGGGAGGTGTCGCTGGATGATGTGACCTCCACCCCATCTCCCCACGTGCAGCTTGAGTACCCCTACTCCCCCATACTGCTGAATCATG CCGCAGGTGCTCTGACCGGGAGCGAGTCAACATGGGAAACAAAGGAGAGAGCGGACGCTCCGGGGCAGCGGAACAGCGCCGGGCGCTTGTCTGCGGTGCACCTCGTGCATCTGAGAGTGAAAGGGGACCGCAAGAGGGAGCTGGAATGGGCCAGACGTGACCCCGAAAAGCGATGCTGGTGTAGGAG